In Carcharodon carcharias isolate sCarCar2 chromosome 3, sCarCar2.pri, whole genome shotgun sequence, a single window of DNA contains:
- the LOC121275713 gene encoding iroquois-class homeodomain protein irx-4-like isoform X3, which translates to MCRFPSPYRASRSLCACQSIGTVEPSKAAIAWRSGVSLSLSFLNVGSLGQCRTHSSDIPTHQHLRYGAVDAGARRKNATRETTSTLKAWLQEHRKNPYPTKGEKIMLAIITKMTLTQVSTWFANARRRLKKENKMTWSPRNKCTDDKKSYDEEEDESPNDKSPQDKHNDDPTCKEDKELQLSDLDDFDGMETESDECELKGPFQQMDSNQIRVSDCPTDQCKKFSLKIPLPTPVDRHSEKVKDCLKRVIANSEQDLLAGRQRGCESKLCFQQQQQSQQMLENKPRIWSLAQTATSLSQTEYPSCMLKRHQQAISSSPPLTSMPATVVDRQDSPVTTLRNWVDGVFHDPLLRHSTLNQALTNTTVSWATTKGAFLDTEAMGRSLGTPTNMIKGQLTGLPQQETNKDLSAFPKTGNKMFCS; encoded by the exons ATGTGCCGTTTTCCTTCGCCCTATCGAGCATCTAGGAGCCTGTGCGCTTGCCAATCAATTGGTACGGTGGAACCGAGCAAGGCTGCAATAGCGTGGAGATcaggcgtctctctctctctctcttttctgaaTGTTGGGAGCCTTGGACAATGTCGTACCCACAGTTCGGATATCCCTACACATCAGCACCTCAG ATATGGTGCGGTGGATGCGGGAGCCAGGCGTAAAAATGCAACCCGGGAAACCACCAGTACGCTGAAAGCTTGGCTGCAGGAGCACAGGAAGAACCCGTACCCGACCAAAGGAGAGAAGATCATGCTGGCCATCATCACCAAGATGACCCTGACCCAGGTCTCCACCTGGTTCGCCAACGCCAGGAGGAGACTCAAGAAAGAGAATAAAATGACCTGGTCGCCCAGGAATAAATGCACCGATGACAAGAAATCTTACGATGAGGAAGAAGATGAAAGTCCAAACGATAAAAGCCCGCAAGATAAACACAATGATG ATCCCACGTGCAAAGAAGACAAAGAGCTGCAGCTGAGTGACCTCGATGACTTTGATGGGATGGAGACAGAAAGTGATGAGTGTGAATTGAAAGGCCCATTTCAGCAAATGGACAGCAATCAGATCAGGGTCTCCGATTGCCCGACTGACCAGTGCAAGAAGTTCTCTTTAAAGATCCCCCTGCCAACACCGGTAGATCGCCATTCTGAAAAGGTCAAGGATTGTCTCAAGCGAGTGATAGCTAATTCCGAGCAAGACCTACTGGCAGGAAGACAGAGAGGATGCGAGTCCAAGCTTTgcttccagcagcagcagcagagtcagcagatgcTCGAGAACAAGCCGCGGATCTGGTCCCTAGCTCAAACAGCTACTTCTTTGAGCCAAACTGAATATCCATCTTGCATGTTGAAACGGCATCAACAGGCCATCTCCTCCTCGCCTCCCTTGACCTCTATGCCTGCCACCGTGGTGGATAGACAAGATTCCCCAGTAACCACCCTAAGGAATTGGGTGGATGGGGTTTTCCACGACCCTCTACTCAGACACAGCACTTTGAACCAGGCACTAACCAACACCACCGTTTCCTGGGCCACCACCAAAGGTGCTTTCTTGGATACAGAGGCAATGGGACGTTCTTTGGGAACTCCTACAAATATGATTAAAGGACAGCTCACAGGCTTACCCCAACAAGAAACTAATAAGGACCTCTCAGCATTTCCTAAAACAGGAAACAAAATGTTTTGTTCATAA
- the LOC121275713 gene encoding iroquois-class homeodomain protein irx-4-like isoform X1 — protein MQEPVRLPINWYGGTEQGCNSVEIRRLSLSLFSECWEPWTMSYPQFGYPYTSAPQFLMTTNPLTTCCESSGRTLVDSGAAASAQTPVYCPMYESRLLATARHELNSAAALGMYGSPYATNQGYGNYVTYGTEPSAFYSLSPFDTKDAAGSAHAGITQAAAYYPYDPSLGQYQYDRYGAVDAGARRKNATRETTSTLKAWLQEHRKNPYPTKGEKIMLAIITKMTLTQVSTWFANARRRLKKENKMTWSPRNKCTDDKKSYDEEEDESPNDKSPQDKHNDDPTCKEDKELQLSDLDDFDGMETESDECELKGPFQQMDSNQIRVSDCPTDQCKKFSLKIPLPTPVDRHSEKVKDCLKRVIANSEQDLLAGRQRGCESKLCFQQQQQSQQMLENKPRIWSLAQTATSLSQTEYPSCMLKRHQQAISSSPPLTSMPATVVDRQDSPVTTLRNWVDGVFHDPLLRHSTLNQALTNTTVSWATTKGAFLDTEAMGRSLGTPTNMIKGQLTGLPQQETNKDLSAFPKTGNKMFCS, from the exons ATGCAg GAGCCTGTGCGCTTGCCAATCAATTGGTACGGTGGAACCGAGCAAGGCTGCAATAGCGTGGAGATcaggcgtctctctctctctctcttttctgaaTGTTGGGAGCCTTGGACAATGTCGTACCCACAGTTCGGATATCCCTACACATCAGCACCTCAG ttCCTGATGACCACCAATCCCCTGACTACGTGCTGTGAGTCAAGCGGCAGGACGCTGGTGGATTCAGGGGCTGCCGCCTCTGCTCAAACCCCTGTCTATTGTCCCATGTATGAGAGCAGGCTGCTGGCCACAGCCAGACATGAGCTCAACTCAGCTGCTGCCCTCGGAATGTATGGGAGCCCGTATGCCACCAACCAGGGATATGGCAACTATGTCACCTATGGGACAGAACCCTCTGCTTTCTATTCATTG AGTCCTTTTGACACCAAGGATGCAGCAGGATCTGCGCATGCGGGAATCACCCAGGCAGCTGCCTATTATCCATATGATCCTAGCTTGGGACAGTATCAGTATGACAG ATATGGTGCGGTGGATGCGGGAGCCAGGCGTAAAAATGCAACCCGGGAAACCACCAGTACGCTGAAAGCTTGGCTGCAGGAGCACAGGAAGAACCCGTACCCGACCAAAGGAGAGAAGATCATGCTGGCCATCATCACCAAGATGACCCTGACCCAGGTCTCCACCTGGTTCGCCAACGCCAGGAGGAGACTCAAGAAAGAGAATAAAATGACCTGGTCGCCCAGGAATAAATGCACCGATGACAAGAAATCTTACGATGAGGAAGAAGATGAAAGTCCAAACGATAAAAGCCCGCAAGATAAACACAATGATG ATCCCACGTGCAAAGAAGACAAAGAGCTGCAGCTGAGTGACCTCGATGACTTTGATGGGATGGAGACAGAAAGTGATGAGTGTGAATTGAAAGGCCCATTTCAGCAAATGGACAGCAATCAGATCAGGGTCTCCGATTGCCCGACTGACCAGTGCAAGAAGTTCTCTTTAAAGATCCCCCTGCCAACACCGGTAGATCGCCATTCTGAAAAGGTCAAGGATTGTCTCAAGCGAGTGATAGCTAATTCCGAGCAAGACCTACTGGCAGGAAGACAGAGAGGATGCGAGTCCAAGCTTTgcttccagcagcagcagcagagtcagcagatgcTCGAGAACAAGCCGCGGATCTGGTCCCTAGCTCAAACAGCTACTTCTTTGAGCCAAACTGAATATCCATCTTGCATGTTGAAACGGCATCAACAGGCCATCTCCTCCTCGCCTCCCTTGACCTCTATGCCTGCCACCGTGGTGGATAGACAAGATTCCCCAGTAACCACCCTAAGGAATTGGGTGGATGGGGTTTTCCACGACCCTCTACTCAGACACAGCACTTTGAACCAGGCACTAACCAACACCACCGTTTCCTGGGCCACCACCAAAGGTGCTTTCTTGGATACAGAGGCAATGGGACGTTCTTTGGGAACTCCTACAAATATGATTAAAGGACAGCTCACAGGCTTACCCCAACAAGAAACTAATAAGGACCTCTCAGCATTTCCTAAAACAGGAAACAAAATGTTTTGTTCATAA
- the LOC121275713 gene encoding iroquois-class homeodomain protein irx-4-like isoform X2 — MSYPQFGYPYTSAPQFLMTTNPLTTCCESSGRTLVDSGAAASAQTPVYCPMYESRLLATARHELNSAAALGMYGSPYATNQGYGNYVTYGTEPSAFYSLSPFDTKDAAGSAHAGITQAAAYYPYDPSLGQYQYDRYGAVDAGARRKNATRETTSTLKAWLQEHRKNPYPTKGEKIMLAIITKMTLTQVSTWFANARRRLKKENKMTWSPRNKCTDDKKSYDEEEDESPNDKSPQDKHNDDPTCKEDKELQLSDLDDFDGMETESDECELKGPFQQMDSNQIRVSDCPTDQCKKFSLKIPLPTPVDRHSEKVKDCLKRVIANSEQDLLAGRQRGCESKLCFQQQQQSQQMLENKPRIWSLAQTATSLSQTEYPSCMLKRHQQAISSSPPLTSMPATVVDRQDSPVTTLRNWVDGVFHDPLLRHSTLNQALTNTTVSWATTKGAFLDTEAMGRSLGTPTNMIKGQLTGLPQQETNKDLSAFPKTGNKMFCS, encoded by the exons ATGTCGTACCCACAGTTCGGATATCCCTACACATCAGCACCTCAG ttCCTGATGACCACCAATCCCCTGACTACGTGCTGTGAGTCAAGCGGCAGGACGCTGGTGGATTCAGGGGCTGCCGCCTCTGCTCAAACCCCTGTCTATTGTCCCATGTATGAGAGCAGGCTGCTGGCCACAGCCAGACATGAGCTCAACTCAGCTGCTGCCCTCGGAATGTATGGGAGCCCGTATGCCACCAACCAGGGATATGGCAACTATGTCACCTATGGGACAGAACCCTCTGCTTTCTATTCATTG AGTCCTTTTGACACCAAGGATGCAGCAGGATCTGCGCATGCGGGAATCACCCAGGCAGCTGCCTATTATCCATATGATCCTAGCTTGGGACAGTATCAGTATGACAG ATATGGTGCGGTGGATGCGGGAGCCAGGCGTAAAAATGCAACCCGGGAAACCACCAGTACGCTGAAAGCTTGGCTGCAGGAGCACAGGAAGAACCCGTACCCGACCAAAGGAGAGAAGATCATGCTGGCCATCATCACCAAGATGACCCTGACCCAGGTCTCCACCTGGTTCGCCAACGCCAGGAGGAGACTCAAGAAAGAGAATAAAATGACCTGGTCGCCCAGGAATAAATGCACCGATGACAAGAAATCTTACGATGAGGAAGAAGATGAAAGTCCAAACGATAAAAGCCCGCAAGATAAACACAATGATG ATCCCACGTGCAAAGAAGACAAAGAGCTGCAGCTGAGTGACCTCGATGACTTTGATGGGATGGAGACAGAAAGTGATGAGTGTGAATTGAAAGGCCCATTTCAGCAAATGGACAGCAATCAGATCAGGGTCTCCGATTGCCCGACTGACCAGTGCAAGAAGTTCTCTTTAAAGATCCCCCTGCCAACACCGGTAGATCGCCATTCTGAAAAGGTCAAGGATTGTCTCAAGCGAGTGATAGCTAATTCCGAGCAAGACCTACTGGCAGGAAGACAGAGAGGATGCGAGTCCAAGCTTTgcttccagcagcagcagcagagtcagcagatgcTCGAGAACAAGCCGCGGATCTGGTCCCTAGCTCAAACAGCTACTTCTTTGAGCCAAACTGAATATCCATCTTGCATGTTGAAACGGCATCAACAGGCCATCTCCTCCTCGCCTCCCTTGACCTCTATGCCTGCCACCGTGGTGGATAGACAAGATTCCCCAGTAACCACCCTAAGGAATTGGGTGGATGGGGTTTTCCACGACCCTCTACTCAGACACAGCACTTTGAACCAGGCACTAACCAACACCACCGTTTCCTGGGCCACCACCAAAGGTGCTTTCTTGGATACAGAGGCAATGGGACGTTCTTTGGGAACTCCTACAAATATGATTAAAGGACAGCTCACAGGCTTACCCCAACAAGAAACTAATAAGGACCTCTCAGCATTTCCTAAAACAGGAAACAAAATGTTTTGTTCATAA